A genome region from Pseudorca crassidens isolate mPseCra1 chromosome 20, mPseCra1.hap1, whole genome shotgun sequence includes the following:
- the TMEM160 gene encoding transmembrane protein 160 gives MGGGWWWARAARLARLRFRGALLPPPRPRSGGARGSFAPGHGPRAGASPPPVSELDRADAWLLRKAHETAFLSWFRNGLLASGIGVISFMQSDMGREAAYGFFLLGGLCVVWGGASYVVGLAALRGPMQLSLGGAAAGVGAVLAAGLLWACAVGLYMGQLELDVELVPEDDGTAAAEGPDEAGRPPPE, from the exons ATGGGAGGTGGCTGGTGGTGGGCTCGGGCTGCCCGCCTTGCCCGACTCCGCTTCCGGGGGGCGCTGCTGCCGCCTCCGCGGCCCCGGAGCGGGGGCGCCCGGGGGTCCTTTGCTCCTGGCCACGGCCCCCGCGCTGGGGCTTCGCCGCCCCCAGTGTCCGAGCTGGACCGCGCAGACGCCTGGCTCCTCCGGAAGGCTCATGAGACAG cctTCCTCTCCTGGTTCCGCAATGGCCTCCTGGCATCAGGCATCGGGGTCATCTCCTTCATGCAGAGTGATATGGGTCGGGAGGCCGCCTACG GCTTCTTCTTGTTGGGCGGCCTGTGTGTGGTGTGGGGCGGCGCCTCCTATGTGGTGGGCCTGGCGGCGCTGCGGGGACCCATGCAGCTCTCGTTGGGGGGCGCGGCCGCAGGCGTGGGCGCCGTGCTGGCCGCCGGCCTGCTCTGGGCTTGTGCCGTCGGCCTCTACATGGGCCAGCTGGAGCTGGACGTGGAACTGGTGCCCGAAGACGACGGGACCGCCGCAGCGGAAGGGCCGGACGAGGCGGGCCGGCCGCCACCGGAGTGA